A single window of Gossypium arboreum isolate Shixiya-1 chromosome 13, ASM2569848v2, whole genome shotgun sequence DNA harbors:
- the LOC108462822 gene encoding receptor-like protein kinase FERONIA — protein MKKITNSNPSWPSLVSLLLLSFLFNSWTCLAIDQVILDCGFAGNSSFNGKTWVGDATFFPVYSFHAGTTIGNVVSNETGEVPVNPYSTARFFPSSFTYSFPMSPGLKFIRLHFYPTSYSGIRKISEAEFSVTAGDYTLLNSFKPSVMATTLKSPYVTKDYFFNLKKPIVNITFSPSLEDSDSFAFVNGIEIYSMPLKLSDYGVNGTSSNATEILYRINVGVNSQNEPFWNGLDDQYLQGSINGTLIEAYDDHIDYNKSPWTLSEYGAPWDLYSKARTIGGSDEAANMGYNLTWTFSIDSGFSYIVRLHFCEIQLFVTEVNQRVFKVYINNKTVESSLDIVAMAGGPLVAMHKDYTITVPESKGGTELWLALQPNVDSNPKLTDVILNGIEIMKLSDTRNNLAAHVLQVENEDRSGSIPTSNIFLGMVIGLVVGISAVSLIAYMLSHWFLLRYDVNVRKASSLICKSSEYSRKFPLEEIKAATNNFSEARLLGYGGFGKVYEGLLDDGITKVAVKRKNPESNQGLQEFKTEVELLSSFRHMNIVSLLGYCEEESELILVYDYMANGTLRDHLYQTQNPPLSWIRRLKICIGAARGLHYLHTGTEHSIIHRDIKSTNILLDQEWVAKVSDFGLSKVGKISGSNRSQISPGPKGTFGYLDPEYGRNRTLTRKSDVYSFGVVLFEVLCARPAVNPEPNEDDQTKVSLARWALHCYGSEKIDLLIEPYLRGKIKSECLVTFVEIAVRCLASRQMDRPSISDVLGKLEQALVLQENAVDDLNVQIKDA, from the coding sequence ATGAAGAAGATTACCAATTCGAACCCTTCATGGCCATCACTTGTTTCTCTTCTTCTCCTCAGCTTCTTGTTCAATTCCTGGACTTGTTTAGCTATTGACCAGGTAATTCTTGACTGCGGATTTGCGGGAAACTCATCTTTTAATGGTAAAACTTGGGTAGGGGATGCAACTTTTTTCCCAGTTTATTCTTTTCACGCGGGGACCACCATTGGCAATGTGGTCTCTAATGAAACCGGCGAGGTTCCGGTGAATCCATACTCAACCGCACGtttctttccttcttctttcACCTATAGTTTCCCTATGTCCCCTGGTCTCAAATTTATCCGCCTCCATTTCTACCCTACTTCTTACAGTGGTATAAGAAAAATCTCCGAGGCCGAGTTCTCTGTCACCGCCGGCGATTACACTTTGTTAAACAGCTTTAAACCTTCTGTAATGGCAACCACTTTGAAATCACCTTATGTCACTAAAGATTATTTCTTCAACTTAAAGAAACCCATTGTCAATATCACCTTCTCTCCATCACTAGAGGATTCAGATTCTTTCGCCTTTGTAAATGGGATAGAGATTTACTCAATGCCCCTCAAACTCTCTGATTATGGAGTGAATGGAACTTCCAGTAATGCTACTGAGATACTTTACAGAATCAATGTAGGGGTTAACTCACAGAACGAGCCGTTTTGGAATGGGCTAGATGACCAATACCTTCAGGGTTCAATAAATGGGACTCTCATTGAAGCATATGATGATCATATTGACTACAATAAAAGCCCTTGGACGTTAAGTGAGTATGGAGCACCTTGGGATCTGTACAGCAAAGCAAGGACAATTGGTGGTAGCGACGAGGCTGCCAACATGGGCTACAACCTGACATGGACATTTTCTATTGACTCAGGCTTTTCGTATATTGTTAGGCTTCATTTCTGCGAGATTCAGCTTTTTGTGACAGAAGTGAATCAGAGAGTGTTCAAGGTGTATATCAACAACAAGACAGTGGAAAGCAGCTTGGATATAGTTGCTATGGCAGGTGGTCCTTTGGTTGCAATGCATAAGGACTATACCATCACGGTTCCGGAATCCAAAGGAGGAACTGAACTATGGCTTGCCTTGCAGCCTAACGTTGATTCAAATCCAAAGCTTACTGATGTAATCCTAAATGGAATTGAGATCATGAAGTTGAGTGATACAAGAAACAATCTTGCAGCTCATGTACTTCAAGTGGAGAATGAAGACAGAAGTGGGAGTATTCCAACATCTAACATCTTCCTGGGAATGGTTATCGGTCTTGTCGTTGGAATTTCTGCAGTCTCTTTGATAGCCTATATGTTATCTCATTGGTTTTTGCTACGTTATGATGTAAACGTTAGGAAAGCAAGTAGCCTAATCTGTAAATCTTCAGAGTATAGCCGTAAATTTCCCTTGGAAGAGATAAAAGCCGCCACTAACAATTTCAGTGAAGCTCGTCTGCTCGGTTACGGGGGTTTCGGGAAGGTTTACGAGGGCCTGCTTGACGATGGGATCACCAAAGTGGCAGTTAAGcgcaaaaatcccgagtccaatCAAGGACTTCAAGAGTTCAAAACTGAAGTCGAATTGCTCTCCAGTTTTCGTCACATGAACATTGTGTCATTGCTGGGTTATTGTGAAGAAGAAAGCGAGCTTATTTTGGTGTATGATTACATGGCTAATGGAACTCTACGTGATCATCTCTACCAGACCCAAAATCCACCACTATCTTGGATTCGAAGGCTCAAGATATGCATCGGTGCTGCCCGTGGATTACACTACCTCCACACGGGCACCGAGCATTCCATCATTCACCGAGACATCAAATCAACAAACATACTCCTGGATCAGGAATGGGTGGCCAAAGTGTCGGATTTTGGCCTTTCGAAAGTAGGCAAGATTTCAGGTTCCAACAGGAGCCAAATCAGTCCCGGACCAAAGGGTACTTTTGGATATTTGGACCCTGAGTATGGCAGAAACAGAACATTAACTCGCAAGTCGGATGTTTACTCATTTGGTGTGGTTTTATTTGAAGTATTATGTGCAAGACCAGCTGTTAATCCCGAGCCAAACGAGGATGACCAGACCAAGGTAAGCTTGGCTAGATGGGCTCTTCATTGCTATGGAAGTGAAAAGATTGATCTCTTGATTGAACCATACCTAAGAGGAAAGATAAAGTCCGAGTGTCTTGTGACATTTGTGGAAATTGCAGTGAGGTGCCTGGCTAGTAGGCAAATGGATCGGCCGTCAATAAGTGATGTACTCGGTAAACTCGAACAGGCATTGGTGTTGCAGGAGAATGCTGTTGATGACCTTAATGTCCAAATCAAAGATGCATGA